The following are encoded together in the Bubalus kerabau isolate K-KA32 ecotype Philippines breed swamp buffalo chromosome 3, PCC_UOA_SB_1v2, whole genome shotgun sequence genome:
- the CIMIP3 gene encoding putative uncharacterized protein CIMIP3 → MNPGFPASELIEVSKKQTKSVEAGPDSQKSSVPSHGPKTPSGQKVQAPHRPLSLSWKQDREQTLAAAYVPVAVDPRGQNPDKLRFNFYTSQYSNSLSPFYTLQKPTCGYLYRRDTDHTRKRFDVPPANLVLWRS, encoded by the exons ATGAACCCCGGGTTCCCAGCCTCTGAGCTGATCGAGGTCTCCAAGAAGCAAACCAAGTCTGTAGAAGCAGGTCCG gaCTCACAGAAATCCTCAGTACCCAGTCATGGGCCGAAGACACCATCAGGCCAAAAGGTGCAGGCTCCACACCGTCCCCTGTCCTTGTCATGGAAGCAGGACCGTGAGCAGACTCTGGCAGCAGCCTATGTGCCGGTGGCGGTGGACCCCAGAGGGCAGAACCCGGACAAGCTCAGGTTCAATTTCTACACCTCCCAGTACTCCAACTCCCTGAGCCCCTTCTACACCTTGCAGAAGCCCACCTGCGGCTACCTGTACCGCCGGGACACCGACCACACCCGCAAGCGCTTCGACGTGCCTCCTGCCAACCTGGTCTTGTGGCGCTCGTAG